Genomic window (Oenanthe melanoleuca isolate GR-GAL-2019-014 chromosome 1A, OMel1.0, whole genome shotgun sequence):
tgctctcattCTCCCAGAGCTTTGTATCTGGGGTTTGTTATGGGGTTTAGTCTCGTTTGAGGTGTTTCTAAGTGAGTTTGAATGGGAAAAAGCCTTAAGTCACCTATGACTGGCTTGAAATGAGATCTAACAGTGGTGTTAGCTATGGTGGGACAGAGTACAGCCTGGTGGTTTACTTTCTCCCCTCCAATTTCCAGTTCTTTTGTCTCTTCTTAAACTTTTATTCTTCAACAGCTTTATTTTGCTCATCGTTtactgctggttttgtttgggagTGCCTAGAATGCCCCcagcaaattaatttcttcacgTCCCCACTCCCCTGCTGTGTTTAAATGGCTTTATGGATCCTGCAGACTCTGCCAACTACCCATAAATTTGTAGTCAGTCTGGTCTGGAGTGAAACACATCTTTTGGTGGCCCCATGATCTGCCTTCCCTGTAGCCCTCTGCTTATTTTTTGATCCCTTGTTACAGTCACAGGTTCCCCCAGGGTCTCTGAGGTGAAGCAGTTCAGGAAACCGGAAGAAAGAGCTTTGGCCAGGAGTGTTTATAAAAGATCCAGTCTTAAAGCAGATTAGAAGTGGTTTAAGCATGCCAGGGAAGGTTGTCCTCTCTGAATCTAGAAATCCACCACTGCAGCAGGGGGTGAGGGGGTCAGGCCTGCCTTACCACGTGCTCCAACACCCTCATTAGCGGCACTCAGGGACTGGGGCTTGTCCTTCTGCCTTACCTTTGATTCCTTTATGTAAGGAGGTTTTCTGTATTTAAGAGGAAAACACAGGCATGTCTCCTGCCATTCCTTCTCAATGGATAATCACCTGGGACATGGTAATTTACCTGTAATTTAACCCCCACCCCCACAGGGGCCAAGTTGTTCCCTTCACACGTCAAGGAGACACACTTGAGCCTAGATAAAGCTGGCTTGGTGCTATTCCTGTCAGCGAGGCTCTGTACTGTGGCTGCACACCTAATGGCATTAGCCTTTCTTATGTGTCTTCTTCTTGtacctcagcagcagcctctcccagaGCTTCCCTGCTTGAGGAAGCAGCATCAGATGTCACTGCCCCAGCTTTACTGTCCACAAAAGATGTGCCAGGCAGAGATGGTTGGAGCTGGTGGCCTCCTGGTTTGGCAGTGCCCGAGGGAGGTGGTGCAGAGAGCCTGGTGTCTACCCCCATGCTGGTGGCCCCTGGAGGTGGCCGGGTGGTAGCTGTGAGTTACACCACCTCCTAAATGTGCTGCCAGTGAGACTGACACTATCAGGACCATGGAAGTGGGGTAAAGGAAACACCGACACCAGAACAGAGCGTACCAGATCTGATTACAAAGAGTCTCTAATTGTGTTCTGTATTGTGacaatgcagaaggaaaaggagagtcCTTGGCAGCCTTTTCAGAAGACTTTCTCCAGGGCTGGTTTGAAAGTGAGGAAagaagattattatttttttctttttggtgtttGGGCTGCTGTGAGCCTGTGTTGTACCAGCATGGGCGCAGGATGCAAGGGTAGGTTGTGGACAAATGTACATAAGGACCAGCTATTCTTATACCTCTCCCTCTTATTTCTTACACCTGCCTTTGTCCCAGCTTTCTGCTCCCCATATCCCATCTACCCTCCCATGCTGAGGTGCTTGCAAACAAGGCCAGTTTTTTTACATCCCTGTTCTCTGCCCTGGCTAAAAACTGTCCCTCTCCACCATTTGGTCAGCGTTGCAGCCGTCTCGTGCCAAcacctccccatcccctgtggAACAAccacctccctcccctctctgctcctctgccacGTGGTTGGCCTCCTCGTTGGCCACCACCACGGCGTTGTCAGTGCTGTGGGCTGGCTGGTGGTTGTCGCTGCTGTGCTCCTCGGCTTCCTGCACGTCGGACTCTGCTTCCTCGGTGTCACTCCCACCTACTGCAGGGGGGTTGTTCTCCGGGGGAGGCTCCTTCTTCCCTCGGTTCAGGCAGCAGTAGCTGGCAACACCCAGGAAGAGAGCGGAGAGCACGACCTCCGAGCCCGCCAGGTAGAAGATCACTTCATAGTTCTTGAGAGCATCGACCAGGCGGCCTGATGGTGGGAGAAGGCGACATGAGATGGTTGGAGAAGACAGGAGATGGTTAAATTTGGCCTGCACACTCCTGCATGGACAGCCCAGTGCAGGTGGGCAACACCTGCATTTGGCTGAGGACCCATTCCTCAAGGGAAGAGCAAGAAGTCTGAATATGTAAAAATCACCCTAGGAAAGAGCTGTACTTCCAGGGAAAGTACAGTAACAGCACACGATGTTTTCCCTTGTCTGGACAAGCTTAAATAATTACGACACCCTCATGTTAGGGTCCCACTCCATGGTGGGCCATCTTCTACTTGCCAAGGTGGGAAAAGCCTCTCATGATTTGGATTGGCCAGTCTCAGAAAAGAAAGTTTGAGAGGCATTGCTATTTCTTAAGCTATTATGTCAGGAAAACATTCTGAAGGGAAGAACTATTTTCTTCTTGGCAGAGAAACCCCTTTGGTTGGCCCACACCTGATGATTTCTGTGCCAGAGATATTCGCAATATACTTTCTGAATCCACTGGGGCTGGCAATGGAGGAAGAGTTCCCAGTCCTTGGTGCTGGGGAGCACGAACAGCTGCCTTGCTGCAGCAAGGACAGAACTGCACTCTTCACCCTGGTCTCTCATGCTCCTAAAGGTGCATGTGAcccccagtccctgctgtgctAAGGGGAAACCAGCCCCAGGACACGTGGGGGTGCCTCCTGTGGCAGTCGTGGGAGGCACGTGGCGAATTCCTCCGCAGGTGAATGTGCCCCTGTTCAGCCAAGCCGGATGGCGAGCGAGGAGCCTGCGTGTCCAGCGCGCGTGCgcgtgcgtgtgtgtgtgtgcagcttaTCCTGTGCCAGAACCCCTCAGCCCCACGGAGTGGGAAGCAGCTCAGGAGGATTACACCAAACAAAGCCACTTTGTTCAACCCCCTTGTCCCGGCCGAGCGCTGTTCTCCCCGAGTCTGAGCCATCAGGACTGTCAGAGCACTCGAGCTTCCTGCACCAGGGGGGTCCTACAGCCCCCAGCTCGCCTTGGTTGCCCCCAACATGGTTCTTTGCTCACTCTGCACTGTTTGTGTGCCATTGTACGTGCACACAGCACCAAGGCACAGCTGAACTGAGGCAGGAGGGCTGAGGGATGTCCCTTGTTAGCACCCCACTGGTGTGCCTTGCTCCTTGGGGCAAGGTGCTGTTAAatccccctctcccccagtgATCTCTCTGCACATCTCCAAGACATATTTCTTGACCCTCCCTGGCCATGGACTGCCAACAGCCCCACAGGTTATAAAATGAGACATGAATTATTGTTAGCATTTAAGGGGGTCTTCTCTTGGCTGCCAAATTTCACTTGAGAACTGGTTGGAGTTGCTCATAACAGGTGGTTTGTGCTGAGGAAAAGACCACGGTCTTCAATGATGGGCTTTAGCCCATGTGTTACAGCTGAATGAAGGGAgtgcaagaaaagaaacaatagAGTGGTTCCTGCCTGGGCATTTTCCATAGTCTTGTCCATGACTCTTCCTTGCAAATCAGGAAACTGCACTTTGTTTGGAAATAAGCCTTGGGCATGATTTGGCTTTCTCACATGATCAGACACTTAACATTAATCTACACGAACCTCCATTCAACAGCCTGTTTTTATGGGCTGTTTGTGGGGCATGGGCCTTACCAGGGACTGTGACCTAGACTAGACTGGCTGAAAAGCTGTGAGTGTCTTAATCCTCTTAGAAAAATTACCAGCAAATGCCTCAGGGGACTGTACAAACTGTTTTGACTTGACTGATAGCAAAACACCTGTGCCTTGGAATTGGGATCAGAACAAATTGAGATCACTATTCACACTGCCAATCAAAAGGCCATGGACACCGAGGGGAACTGAGAGACACTTGCTTTGTCCTAATAAAGACTCTCAAAGGTTTGCCTGGAGCATGTGCCTGACCCTGTCCTTAACATGATTCTATGCAACATTCGTATTGAAAGCAGAGATCAGCTCTCAGCTTCTAGAGCACATTTAAAGTTGAGAAACAGGGTCTTTCTTAGAGTGCTGTCTCCATGCCCAATCCCTGCCATACTGTGGAACAGTGGCAGCCAGACAAACCACCTGCAGCAAGACACCTTACCTGCAGAGGGTGGGCCGATGAGCACAGCGAAAGCCTCGATGAGCAGGACCAGCCCGATGGCGCTGGAGAACTTCTGGGAGCCCACGATGGCCATCAGCACCTCGAACTGCAGGGCCCCCACCATGCCGTAGGAGATGCCAAAGAAGACGCAGAAGATGACCAGCCCCGTGTAGTTGCTCgccctggcactgcagatgTCTGTCAAGCCATTGAAGAGCATGGAGAAGCTGAAGAGATACGCCACGTGAGGGCGGACCCACTTCAGCCCTGCCACCATGCCACAGGCGGGGCGGGCAAAGATGTCTATGAAACCAATGATGGAGAGCAAGAACGCGGCCTCTGTGTCCGGCACGCCCGTGTCCTTGGCATAGTTGACCAGCAATATGGGGGGCACAAACAGACCCAAGACCAGGATGAACTTTGAAATGGTGTAAATGATAAAACCTCGGTTGGAAAAGATACTAAAATCCAGaagcttctttcctttcttggGCTTCTTCTTGGCTTTCTTGCCTTTCTTGGTTCCATCAGTGGTGCTGACTCCCTCCTCCAACTTCCCTCCTATGGGCAGCATCTCCTTGGCTTCATATTTGTCCTGAGCTTTCCCCATCTTCTTCTTCATGCCCATATCCAGGGGCCTCATGACTGCCCCACAAGTGCAGCAGTTAAGCAGAAGGCCCCCCATGATAAGGAACCCTCCTCGCCACCCAAACTTCTCCAGCAGCACTTGCCCCAGTGGGGAGAGCGAGGAAAGGAAGacagggctcccagcagcagccagtccATTGGCAAGAGGCCGGCGCTTGTCAAAGTAGGTGCCCAGCATGATCAGTGAGGGCTGGAAGTTCAATGCCATACCCAGACCTACATGGAAGTGAGAGCCAGGAGGGAGACAGGGAGTGCAAGAACATGAGATGTGTTTTGCAACAAGCAGAAAACTCCCCTCAGACTATCCTAGTCCTGAACTCCCATGAAGGGATGAATGTATTCCTCACAAGCCTCTGTACCTTCATGCTGGTGGATTTGCCCTGCAGAGGATGGGCTAAACCAGCCAGTCCACCTGAAGTGGATTTGGATCAGGTAACTGTGCTCACACTTAGGCACAACCTGAGCCTTATACAGAattcttcctctttcccctGCCACTGTGTACTGATGTCACCTACCACAGTCACCATGATCACTGAGCACCACTTAGGTTTCTTCTGTCTCTGAACCACAGGCCCTTGCTGTTTAGACCAGCAGATACATCCCTCCCATGTGCAACATTCAGGACTAGATGCTTCCCATAGTGTGTGCAAGTAGGTGAGGGAGAGCTGATACTAGACACAGCATTGCTAAAGGGAAGTACAACATGGTCTTGGCTCTTCCCCAGGGAAGCCTGTGTTGTACCCAAATCCTGGGGCTCTCACCTGTCAGCACACCAGCTGTCAGATAAAGCTCAATGATATTGGTGGTGAAAGATGCCAGGATCATCCCAGCAGAAGCTAGCAGCCCACCAATGAGCATCACAGGCCGGCAGCCAAACTGGTTCACCATGATGCTGCATACTGGTCCtaggaggaagcagaggagagACAGAGTAGGTGACCAGAAGGAGACAGGACaactgggaaggggaaggcagccCAAGCTGGGCTGTCAGGGAAGATGAAGCTGTAATATGGAGCTCACTACTTGGCTGCTTAGATACAGATCTGTTGGGCCTGGCCAAGGGAGAGAGGCTGGTGGTGTGGAGACTTCTGTTCTGCCCTGCCTTTGGACACCTATTTGTGGCTCTTGGTGTGACAGGAGCAGCACCTCAGCAGTGGGAGCAAACCCTGTATCAATTATCTGGGATTTAAGTGGGGTCTCCTGGGGCAGAGGAAAGCACACTTCCAGAAGACAAGTGGTAGGGCAATTGTATTCATTGTCTTCATGGTTCATGACCAGGCCAGTGAGCATGAGAAGAGTCCATGGGGACTTGTCTGTGCCCATGAGTGGGAAAGGTGTGAGTTAAGTAGGGGGAAGTGTGTCCAAGCATCACCTGTCCCATAGAGCATGGCCAGCATGATGGAAGAGATCCAGGCTGTGTCACTGTAGCCCACGTGGAAATCTTTCATGAGCTCCTTGAAGTAGACACTGACGGCTTTTGGGAAGGCATAGGAGAAGCCAGTGATCACAAAGCAGCCAAGGAGCACGATCCAGCCCCAGCCACCATCCGGGGGCttcacaggagctgggagttgCCCTTCTTCTGGGTCAGGTCTCCCCATCTTCTAACCTAGGAAGGAAAGGCAGGCTGGGAGGAAGTAGGGcaacagagagagggaaagtctgctggtgctgcagaaagagaagaggaaagcagagcagcaaatgTTTACTACAAGGTTTCTCTTCATGCCCACTATCTCCAAGCTCTGAGAGGCTCATTGAGGGACCACATCTGCTCTTTGTACCCTGATCCTGCCAGGCCAGGTGGGATTGCTTTGGCGTGTAAGGTCATgcctcagctgggcagaggtGGGAAGCTCCCCCTGAGACTGGGGTAGCTCCATAACCCCATGCCAAATACAGCTGAGCAgtcacagctcccagctgagcctggaaTGCTGCATCTGATGCAGCACCAGGACCTGCAGCACCCCCCTCGCTTCATATCCAGCCTTGCCTACAGATGGTGTGAGGCAAAgaccagcaatgtgaattctttCAGCTTCCTAAAATCTGCCTCTGAGCCTCTCCCATGCTGGTCTGCTCCAGTGGGGAGCCCTCCAGGACCTGCCCTCCCACAGAATCCTCCAGCAGCGAGGCAAGGAGATCCATTAAGCcctctgtgctttcctctgGGAGGCCCCAGTGCATGGCactctccttctccctcccctccccaccatCAGGGGCCAGATTTCTGAAATAGGTGAAGGGGGAGAGCACAAAAAACCGGTGGTTATTTGCATGCCAGAGAGATTAGGGCTCTGTACATACACGGAGGGGCCGGAACAAAGCCTAagtggggagaaggagggaattAGAGGGGATGTCTTGTGAGTTGCTCTCAGGGCTCTTAAGCTGCCCAGGAATTTTGCTCCAGCTGGCTGCTATGGgtatgtttttaatttctccctTAGGTACCAGGTCTCTGCCCGTTCCAGCACCATTGGCCAAAGTTTCTTGGTCAGCCAGGATTATTTTCACACCTCTATGCAAAGCCATCGCTGGATCTAGACTACGGATGCTCCCAAGTAGATTAGACAGGCATTCTCCA
Coding sequences:
- the SLC16A8 gene encoding monocarboxylate transporter 3 yields the protein MGRPDPEEGQLPAPVKPPDGGWGWIVLLGCFVITGFSYAFPKAVSVYFKELMKDFHVGYSDTAWISSIMLAMLYGTGPVCSIMVNQFGCRPVMLIGGLLASAGMILASFTTNIIELYLTAGVLTGLGMALNFQPSLIMLGTYFDKRRPLANGLAAAGSPVFLSSLSPLGQVLLEKFGWRGGFLIMGGLLLNCCTCGAVMRPLDMGMKKKMGKAQDKYEAKEMLPIGGKLEEGVSTTDGTKKGKKAKKKPKKGKKLLDFSIFSNRGFIIYTISKFILVLGLFVPPILLVNYAKDTGVPDTEAAFLLSIIGFIDIFARPACGMVAGLKWVRPHVAYLFSFSMLFNGLTDICSARASNYTGLVIFCVFFGISYGMVGALQFEVLMAIVGSQKFSSAIGLVLLIEAFAVLIGPPSAGRLVDALKNYEVIFYLAGSEVVLSALFLGVASYCCLNRGKKEPPPENNPPAVGGSDTEEAESDVQEAEEHSSDNHQPAHSTDNAVVVANEEANHVAEEQRGEGGGCSTGDGEVLARDGCNADQMVERDSF